A region from the Candidatus Buchananbacteria bacterium genome encodes:
- a CDS encoding insulinase family protein, which yields MHQSSKLKNGLRLILAPLTETKAVTVLVLLPVGSRYETKKINGVSHFVEHLLFKGTAKRPTSLDITKELDAVGAEYNAFTGKDHTGYYIKVAAERIELAFDILSDMLFNSTFDQAEIDKERGVIIEEINMYNDNPLIHLGGLFEQTIFGNHPLGWLISGPKQVIKTVSRQQIVAYKQQHYQPHNIVLTVAGNFKTNTVKRLANQYFGLASKTKNKKSFKKIQIRQSQPRVNILYKDTQQVQLGLGFPAFETANPKIFALYVLAVILGGNMSSRLFINVREKHGLAYYIRTDLSTYHDTGNFLVQAGLDRKRIKEALVLIIAELQDIKANGVTPKELRAAKDFLKGKLILDLEDSENIADWYGKQVLLLGKTYTPAERLKKISAVSLFDVATVAKEIFQSKHFNLAMIGPFKNSAEFKKLLKL from the coding sequence GTGCACCAAAGCAGTAAATTGAAAAATGGTTTGCGATTAATACTGGCACCGCTTACGGAAACAAAGGCGGTGACAGTTTTAGTATTGCTGCCGGTTGGTTCTCGCTATGAGACCAAAAAAATTAATGGCGTTTCGCATTTTGTTGAACATCTATTGTTTAAGGGTACGGCGAAGCGGCCGACTAGCCTAGACATTACCAAAGAGCTTGATGCTGTGGGCGCCGAGTATAATGCTTTTACCGGCAAAGATCATACTGGTTATTACATCAAGGTTGCGGCTGAACGCATTGAATTAGCGTTTGATATTTTATCCGACATGTTGTTTAATTCCACTTTTGACCAGGCGGAAATAGACAAAGAGCGGGGAGTGATTATTGAAGAAATCAATATGTATAACGACAATCCGCTGATTCATTTGGGTGGACTTTTCGAACAAACGATTTTTGGCAATCATCCGCTGGGTTGGTTGATTTCCGGCCCTAAGCAGGTGATAAAAACCGTTTCGCGCCAGCAGATTGTGGCTTACAAACAACAACATTATCAGCCGCATAATATTGTATTGACAGTGGCGGGTAATTTTAAGACTAACACCGTCAAGAGGCTGGCTAATCAATATTTTGGACTCGCATCAAAAACAAAAAACAAAAAAAGTTTCAAAAAAATTCAGATTAGACAATCTCAACCGCGGGTGAATATATTGTATAAGGATACGCAGCAGGTTCAGTTGGGGCTTGGTTTTCCGGCATTTGAGACGGCAAACCCCAAAATTTTTGCTTTATATGTTTTGGCGGTTATTTTGGGCGGCAATATGAGTTCCAGGTTGTTTATCAATGTTCGCGAGAAACACGGTTTGGCGTATTATATCAGAACTGATTTAAGCACTTATCACGATACGGGAAACTTTTTGGTCCAGGCCGGACTTGACCGCAAGCGGATTAAAGAAGCTCTTGTCCTAATTATTGCTGAACTTCAAGATATTAAGGCTAACGGTGTAACTCCGAAAGAATTGCGCGCCGCAAAAGATTTTTTAAAGGGTAAGCTGATTTTAGATCTAGAAGATTCTGAAAATATTGCTGATTGGTATGGCAAACAAGTTTTACTTTTAGGTAAAACATATACGCCGGCTGAGAGGCTGAAAAAGATTTCAGCGGTAAGTCTTTTCGATGTTGCCACAGTGGCAAAAGAGATTTTTCAATCAAAACATTTTAATTTGGCAATGATTGGTCCGTTTAAGAATTCAGCTGAGTTTAAAAAACTGTTGAAACTTTAA
- a CDS encoding septal ring lytic transglycosylase RlpA family protein yields the protein MTPLSEKPTLTVSWYNLPGNKMANGDVFNSRDKHLAAHKDLPFGTPVKLTNPDNGKTLTVTITDRGPFVKGRDLDVSKAAAEFLGFTRKGVTQLQYEVLPQATS from the coding sequence ATGACGCCATTGTCGGAAAAACCGACTCTCACCGTTAGCTGGTATAACCTACCTGGCAACAAGATGGCAAACGGTGACGTCTTCAACAGTCGAGATAAGCACCTGGCTGCCCACAAAGATCTCCCATTCGGAACACCGGTCAAACTGACCAATCCGGATAACGGTAAAACCTTAACCGTCACTATCACCGACCGCGGTCCTTTTGTTAAAGGCCGAGACCTCGACGTCTCCAAAGCGGCAGCGGAATTTTTAGGTTTTACCCGCAAGGGGGTAACACAGCTGCAGTACGAAGTACTGCCACAGGCGACCAGCTGA
- a CDS encoding NUDIX domain-containing protein, producing MEQVPVENRVVTQPFIAGGCLIKKDDRFLLVQENVAEKGSWNHPAGWIDLYENIIDGAKREAEEETGLKIKIVGFLGVYSLIKKSARTGRTVHAVKFIFAAEPVTENIQLDPEEIMDARWFTLEEIKKLKADGVLRDHDIIDAVSHYLDGKIFDPTPIGYYREQL from the coding sequence ATGGAACAAGTTCCAGTAGAAAACCGAGTAGTAACCCAACCCTTCATCGCCGGTGGTTGTCTGATCAAAAAAGACGACCGTTTTTTGTTAGTCCAAGAAAATGTGGCTGAAAAAGGCAGTTGGAATCATCCGGCAGGCTGGATTGACCTTTACGAAAATATCATTGATGGCGCTAAACGAGAAGCAGAAGAAGAAACAGGCCTAAAAATAAAAATTGTCGGTTTTCTTGGAGTCTATTCCCTTATTAAAAAAAGTGCCCGGACCGGCCGGACAGTCCATGCCGTTAAATTCATCTTTGCCGCCGAACCAGTTACAGAAAATATCCAGCTTGATCCAGAAGAGATTATGGATGCCCGCTGGTTTACTCTTGAAGAAATTAAAAAGCTTAAAGCCGACGGCGTCCTGCGAGATCACGATATTATTGATGCAGTTTCCCACTATTTAGATGGAAAAATATTTGATCCAACACCAATTGGTTACTACCGAGAGCAACTCTAA
- a CDS encoding ParA family protein yields the protein MSRTIAIVNQKGGVGKTTTAINLGAYLAWLGKFVLLVDLDPQANATSGLGLDLSKLTQGVYNTLIEPISFREIIKGTSHPGYKIAPATADLAGARVELVNMDEREFRLRQTMLEVKHDYDYIIIDCPPSLDLLTINGLVAADEVVIPVQAEYLALEGLGQLLGTVDLVKNNLKPELNVLGAVVTMYDKRNKLSAQVVNELKEHFPFKLFNTIVPRNVRLTESPSFGQTILSYDSRSSGAKAYEDLAREIIEQENYLY from the coding sequence ATGTCGCGCACCATTGCTATTGTTAATCAGAAGGGCGGAGTCGGCAAGACTACTACCGCTATCAATTTGGGAGCTTATCTGGCCTGGCTGGGTAAGTTTGTTTTATTGGTTGACCTTGACCCGCAGGCTAATGCCACATCCGGCCTGGGACTTGATTTAAGTAAATTAACCCAGGGTGTTTATAACACGCTGATTGAACCAATTTCATTTCGGGAGATTATTAAAGGCACGTCGCATCCGGGCTACAAGATTGCGCCGGCAACGGCTGACCTGGCTGGGGCGCGCGTTGAATTAGTTAATATGGATGAACGGGAATTTCGGCTTCGCCAGACCATGCTTGAAGTAAAACATGATTATGATTATATCATCATTGATTGTCCGCCTTCGCTTGATTTACTGACCATTAACGGTTTGGTAGCGGCTGATGAAGTTGTAATCCCAGTTCAGGCTGAATATCTTGCTTTGGAAGGTTTAGGGCAACTGCTTGGCACGGTTGATTTGGTTAAAAATAATCTTAAGCCCGAGCTTAATGTTTTGGGCGCAGTAGTAACAATGTATGACAAACGAAATAAGCTTTCGGCCCAGGTGGTTAATGAACTAAAAGAGCACTTTCCTTTTAAGCTTTTTAATACCATCGTTCCGCGTAATGTCCGCCTGACTGAATCGCCCAGTTTTGGACAGACAATTTTATCATATGACAGCCGGTCAAGTGGTGCTAAAGCCTACGAAGATCTGGCGCGGGAAATTATTGAACAAGAAAATTATCTTTATTAG
- a CDS encoding ParB/RepB/Spo0J family partition protein — protein sequence MNKTQGLGKGLSSLIPPKIDRTIMPSGSEVLPGEETVVQMPIEKVKANPMQPRSNFDHEGLEDLTNSIREHGILQPLILTHGDNGTYQVIAGERRLRASQILGLKTVPSIVRDIKEQQKLELALVENLQRRDLNPIEEAVAYQRLIDEFSLTQEEVGKRVGKSRSVITNALRLLTLPSEIQKALINNKINYSTARVIVGLPPQERLKFFQKVLQQDLTVRAVENQARQVTVKRQAHKTKDPNIATLEERIESLLGTKVTIKKSGDGGQIIIDYYSPEELEGLIEKFGD from the coding sequence ATGAATAAAACTCAAGGATTAGGCAAAGGATTAAGTTCGCTTATTCCTCCCAAAATTGATCGAACCATCATGCCGTCAGGTTCGGAAGTGTTGCCGGGCGAAGAAACTGTTGTTCAGATGCCGATTGAAAAAGTTAAAGCTAACCCAATGCAGCCGCGGAGTAATTTTGACCATGAGGGCCTAGAAGACCTAACTAATTCAATCCGAGAACACGGTATTTTGCAACCGCTAATTTTGACGCACGGCGATAATGGTACCTACCAGGTAATTGCCGGTGAGCGTCGTTTGCGCGCTTCACAAATTTTGGGGCTTAAAACTGTTCCATCAATTGTCCGTGATATTAAGGAACAACAGAAGCTGGAGCTGGCGTTGGTTGAAAATCTACAGCGTCGGGATTTAAACCCGATTGAAGAGGCGGTGGCATATCAACGCCTGATTGATGAGTTTAGTTTAACTCAAGAAGAAGTTGGCAAGCGGGTTGGTAAAAGCCGTTCAGTCATTACGAACGCATTGCGACTGTTAACACTGCCGTCAGAAATTCAGAAAGCCTTGATTAACAATAAAATAAATTACAGCACAGCCAGGGTTATTGTTGGTTTGCCGCCTCAGGAGCGCTTGAAATTTTTTCAGAAGGTATTGCAGCAGGATTTGACGGTCCGGGCTGTTGAAAATCAGGCGCGTCAAGTCACCGTGAAACGTCAGGCGCATAAAACTAAAGATCCTAATATCGCTACCCTTGAAGAGCGGATTGAATCATTGTTAGGGACGAAAGTAACAATTAAAAAATCAGGCGATGGCGGCCAGATTATTATTGACTATTATTCCCCAGAAGAGCTAGAAGGACTTATTGAAAAATTTGGTGATTAG
- a CDS encoding bifunctional (p)ppGpp synthetase/guanosine-3',5'-bis(diphosphate) 3'-pyrophosphohydrolase, translating to MTSNKLPIEELFRILKENHKVTSRVPIFPYLKRAPANYDFDLIKLAYEFAEEAHKTQNRKSGEPYINHPLRTAITVAKLGLDQDTVIAALLHDVPEDTTYSLVEVEKNFGEDIAKLVGGISKLGIIKYRGMEKYAENLRKMFISMAQDIRIILIKMADRLDNLRSLEALPKEKQKRIAQESLEIYAPIANRLGMGQIKGELEDLSFPYVYPQKYEWMKKDILPKIELKMAYINRVIKIVEKELAAQKIKTTSIHGRQKRLYSLYLKLQKPHYNGDVSKIYDLVALRIIVPTVEDCYQALGVIHKLWKPLPGRIKDYIAQPKPNGYQSLHSTVFCTEGKIVEFQIRTPAMHDQAENGIAAHWQYKEKESRQTNKKIGDPGYTLPKKLTWIEDLVKWQKEIQDNEVYLQSLTIDFFQNRIFVFTPKGDVIDLPEGATPVDFAYHVHSWIGDHCAGARINNQIASLDSKLKNGDVVDIITDKNRRGPSRDWLQFVKTGAAKGRIKSASQNY from the coding sequence AAGAACTATTTCGAATTCTTAAAGAAAACCATAAAGTCACTAGCCGAGTGCCTATTTTCCCTTATCTCAAACGAGCGCCCGCCAATTATGATTTTGACTTGATTAAACTCGCTTATGAATTTGCCGAAGAAGCTCATAAGACACAAAATAGAAAGTCGGGAGAGCCCTATATTAATCATCCTCTGCGAACTGCCATAACCGTTGCTAAACTGGGCCTTGACCAAGACACTGTCATTGCCGCTCTGCTCCATGACGTTCCGGAAGACACAACATACAGCTTGGTTGAAGTGGAAAAAAACTTCGGCGAAGATATTGCCAAACTAGTCGGCGGCATTAGTAAGCTTGGTATCATTAAATACCGCGGAATGGAAAAATATGCCGAGAATCTACGAAAGATGTTTATTTCAATGGCCCAAGATATTCGTATTATTCTCATTAAAATGGCCGATCGCCTAGATAACTTGCGTAGCTTGGAAGCACTGCCCAAAGAAAAACAAAAAAGAATTGCCCAGGAAAGCCTAGAAATATATGCACCAATCGCCAATCGTCTCGGTATGGGACAAATTAAAGGTGAACTTGAAGATTTATCTTTTCCTTATGTTTACCCACAAAAATATGAATGGATGAAAAAAGATATCTTGCCAAAAATTGAACTGAAAATGGCATACATTAACCGGGTGATTAAAATCGTTGAAAAAGAATTAGCGGCTCAAAAAATAAAAACCACTTCCATCCATGGGCGGCAGAAACGGCTTTACAGTCTCTATCTTAAACTACAAAAACCTCATTACAATGGGGACGTTTCAAAAATTTACGACCTAGTAGCACTGCGAATCATTGTACCAACAGTTGAGGACTGCTACCAAGCACTTGGAGTTATCCATAAATTATGGAAACCATTGCCGGGCCGGATTAAAGATTATATTGCTCAACCAAAACCAAATGGCTATCAATCACTACATTCCACTGTCTTTTGTACTGAAGGAAAAATTGTAGAGTTTCAAATTCGTACTCCGGCAATGCACGACCAGGCAGAAAACGGTATCGCCGCCCACTGGCAATACAAAGAAAAAGAAAGTCGCCAGACAAATAAAAAAATCGGCGACCCTGGCTACACGTTGCCAAAAAAATTAACCTGGATTGAAGATTTAGTTAAATGGCAAAAAGAAATCCAAGACAATGAAGTGTACCTACAATCTTTAACGATTGATTTTTTCCAAAACCGGATTTTTGTTTTTACACCCAAGGGTGACGTTATCGATCTGCCCGAAGGCGCGACACCGGTTGATTTTGCGTACCACGTTCATAGCTGGATCGGCGACCACTGCGCCGGTGCTAGAATTAATAATCAAATTGCCAGTCTGGACTCTAAATTAAAAAACGGTGATGTCGTTGATATCATCACCGATAAAAATCGCAGGGGCCCCAGCCGAGACTGGCTCCAATTTGTTAAAACCGGAGCCGCTAAAGGAAGAATTAAGTCTGCTAGCCAAAACTACTAA